A genomic stretch from Bacteroidota bacterium includes:
- a CDS encoding putative nucleotidyltransferase substrate binding domain-containing protein, giving the protein MTPELAQLRDFLAAHAPFDALPEADLQRAIRSLDVRYVRRQQPILALGQPNAHLHVVRKGAVEVTGPQGGLVARYGEGDSFGYPSLLGDGIASAHATAIEDTLLYQLPVETFRALRARHADFAEFFDEAQAHRLRAALDRRTQAAELVTPVRSLLKRAPVTIPLDASIRTAAQTMAEAHVSSLLVVEKAAEEPGGPGRLFGILTDRDLRTRVLAEGRDPDGPVRSVMTPNPAVIGADALAFEALLRMTARNIHHLPVLDSGALAGIVTVTDLMRLQASSPVFIVGDIAKQTTPEGLARVAERLPDLLLRLIEADAKPRDIGTVATAVADALTERLLTLAEAKLGPPPVPYAWLALGSQARQEMNAHSDQDNALLLHDDFDPGAHDAYFAALAQYVSGGLHGAGFVYCPGDVMATNPRWRQPLAAWKRTFTTWIERPDPKAVMHTTIFFDLRHGYGDEALTRALRAHIRESARSNQIFLATLAVDALQFEPPLGFFRTFVVDRSGEHKDTFDIKTRGLAPLVDIARVYALASGVMAVNTHDRFAAIAEAGAVNPKDATSQDDAFEYVAMTRLRHQGRQLRVAETPDNRIAPRELSRLERTHLRDAFKVVVTAQESLASRYNTAMIS; this is encoded by the coding sequence ATGACGCCTGAGCTTGCTCAACTCCGCGACTTCCTCGCGGCCCACGCCCCCTTCGACGCGTTGCCCGAGGCCGACCTACAGCGGGCTATCCGGTCGCTCGACGTGCGCTATGTCCGTCGTCAGCAGCCGATTCTGGCGCTCGGTCAGCCCAACGCACACCTGCACGTCGTGCGCAAGGGCGCCGTCGAGGTGACGGGGCCGCAAGGGGGGCTGGTGGCCCGGTACGGCGAGGGCGACAGCTTCGGTTACCCCTCGCTCCTCGGCGATGGCATTGCCAGCGCGCACGCCACGGCCATCGAGGACACGCTGCTCTACCAACTGCCGGTGGAGACTTTTCGCGCGCTGCGCGCACGGCACGCCGACTTCGCCGAGTTTTTCGACGAGGCGCAGGCGCACCGCCTCCGGGCCGCCCTCGACCGCCGCACGCAGGCCGCCGAACTCGTCACGCCGGTTCGCAGCCTGCTCAAGCGCGCGCCCGTCACGATCCCGCTCGACGCCTCGATCCGCACCGCCGCGCAGACGATGGCCGAGGCGCACGTCTCGTCGCTCCTCGTCGTTGAGAAGGCCGCGGAGGAACCGGGCGGGCCAGGGCGACTCTTCGGCATCCTCACCGACCGCGACCTCCGCACGCGCGTGCTTGCCGAGGGCCGCGACCCCGACGGCCCCGTGCGCAGTGTGATGACGCCCAACCCGGCCGTCATCGGCGCGGACGCGCTCGCCTTCGAGGCACTGCTACGCATGACCGCGCGCAACATCCACCACCTGCCCGTCCTGGACAGCGGTGCGCTCGCGGGGATCGTCACCGTCACCGACCTGATGCGCCTGCAGGCGTCGTCGCCTGTCTTCATCGTGGGCGACATCGCCAAACAGACCACGCCCGAGGGCCTTGCCCGGGTGGCCGAGCGGCTCCCCGACCTGCTACTGCGCCTCATCGAGGCCGACGCCAAGCCGCGCGACATCGGGACGGTGGCCACAGCCGTGGCCGACGCGCTCACGGAGCGGCTGCTGACGCTCGCCGAGGCGAAGCTCGGCCCGCCGCCGGTGCCCTACGCCTGGCTCGCCCTCGGCTCGCAGGCGCGCCAGGAGATGAACGCCCACTCCGACCAGGACAACGCGCTCCTCCTCCACGACGACTTCGACCCCGGCGCGCACGACGCCTACTTCGCCGCGCTGGCGCAGTACGTCTCCGGCGGGCTCCACGGCGCGGGCTTCGTCTACTGCCCCGGCGACGTGATGGCGACGAACCCGCGCTGGCGGCAGCCGCTCGCCGCGTGGAAGCGCACCTTCACCACGTGGATCGAGCGGCCCGACCCGAAGGCGGTCATGCACACCACGATCTTCTTCGACCTCCGCCACGGCTACGGCGACGAAGCCCTTACGCGTGCCCTCCGCGCCCACATCCGCGAGTCGGCTCGCAGCAACCAGATCTTCCTCGCCACCCTCGCCGTCGACGCGCTCCAGTTCGAGCCGCCGCTTGGCTTCTTTCGCACCTTCGTCGTGGACCGCTCTGGGGAACACAAAGACACGTTCGACATCAAGACGCGCGGCCTCGCGCCGCTGGTTGACATCGCGCGGGTATACGCGCTTGCGTCTGGGGTGATGGCCGTGAACACGCACGACCGATTTGCCGCCATCGCCGAGGCGGGTGCGGTCAACCCGAAAGACGCCACGAGCCAGGACGACGCCTTCGAGTACGTGGCGATGACGCGGCTGCGGCACCAGGGCCGCCAGCTTCGTGTGGCTGAGACGCCGGACAACCGCATCGCGCCGCGCGAACTCTCGCGCCTGGAGCGCACGCACCTGCGCGACGCGTTCAAGGTGGTCGTCACCGCGCAGGAGAGCCTGGCCTCCCGCTACAACACGGCGATGATCAGCTAG